In Legionella sp. MW5194, a single window of DNA contains:
- a CDS encoding YbaK/EbsC family protein has translation MNEGKNLSKSAQIIQDFLSQKGISCEVKELDSSIRTAKDAADTLGCGVAQIVKSLLFCTEKTNKPVLVLASGVNRVNESLIGNLINESIGKADADFTREITGFAIGGIPPVGHKNVINTVLIDEDLLCHEVLWAAAGTPNAVFSLSPEALKQLTNGIVVKIRE, from the coding sequence ATGAATGAAGGTAAAAATTTAAGTAAAAGCGCGCAAATCATACAGGATTTTTTATCTCAAAAGGGGATATCGTGTGAGGTCAAGGAACTTGATTCGAGCATACGCACTGCAAAAGATGCTGCTGATACTTTGGGTTGTGGTGTTGCTCAAATTGTGAAATCACTATTATTTTGTACTGAAAAAACCAACAAGCCGGTATTGGTATTAGCAAGTGGTGTTAATCGTGTGAATGAGAGCCTGATTGGGAATCTCATCAATGAATCTATTGGGAAGGCTGATGCAGATTTTACACGAGAAATAACTGGTTTTGCGATTGGTGGGATCCCTCCAGTTGGCCACAAAAATGTTATTAATACGGTTCTTATCGATGAAGATTTGTTATGCCATGAAGTCCTCTGGGCCGCAGCAGGAACGCCCAACGCAGTATTTTCATTATCTCCAGAAGCACTTAAGCAGCTAACCAATGGGATAGTGGTAAAGATTAGAGAGTAA
- a CDS encoding DUF2000 domain-containing protein, producing MVEHPFKNKLVAVLNKRIEPGKVMNALAHMCIGLGSVIGEEELRLTDYRDADGGSHPYISEIPFIILCENPNKIRTLRQNALAKNVLFNDFTDTMTVGTYQEQIERTAQVKENDLIYYGIVLFGDWDVVTELTRKCSLWR from the coding sequence ATGGTTGAACACCCTTTTAAAAACAAACTGGTTGCGGTACTTAATAAGCGTATTGAGCCAGGCAAAGTGATGAATGCGCTTGCTCATATGTGTATTGGTTTAGGTTCCGTAATTGGTGAAGAAGAGCTGCGTTTAACCGATTATCGAGATGCAGATGGAGGATCTCACCCTTATATTTCAGAAATACCTTTTATCATTCTTTGTGAGAACCCCAACAAAATTAGAACATTACGCCAGAATGCTTTAGCAAAAAATGTTCTTTTTAATGATTTTACCGATACGATGACTGTGGGTACCTATCAAGAGCAAATTGAAAGAACGGCACAGGTTAAAGAGAATGATCTGATTTACTATGGCATTGTTTTGTTTGGAGATTGGGATGTGGTGACAGAGCTGACTAGAAAGTGTTCTTTGTGGCGATGA
- a CDS encoding GNAT family N-acetyltransferase, with amino-acid sequence MNILETSRLILRTWREADLDPMSLIDQDKKVCQFLPGIGNRSATKAGIERMIAHDKEKGFSLYAVELKNTGEMIGFLGLMTPSFEAHFTPAVEIGWRLSSTHWNQGYATEGAKAVLHYAFTSLNLPEVVSFTAVNNLASRRVMEKIGLQHNTKDDFDHPKLEHNSPLKRHVLYRLSRADYLNSKSIQK; translated from the coding sequence ATGAATATTCTTGAAACTTCCCGTCTGATTTTACGTACTTGGAGAGAAGCTGATCTTGATCCTATGTCACTTATTGATCAAGATAAAAAGGTATGCCAATTTTTACCCGGAATAGGGAACAGGAGTGCTACAAAAGCAGGCATTGAGCGGATGATTGCACATGATAAAGAGAAGGGATTTTCTTTGTATGCTGTTGAACTAAAAAATACTGGAGAAATGATAGGATTTTTAGGGTTAATGACCCCTTCTTTTGAAGCGCACTTTACCCCTGCTGTTGAAATTGGCTGGAGACTTTCCTCAACGCATTGGAATCAGGGTTATGCTACGGAGGGAGCAAAAGCGGTTTTGCATTATGCATTTACCTCTTTAAATCTTCCCGAAGTAGTTTCATTTACAGCAGTGAATAATCTAGCTTCAAGACGTGTTATGGAAAAAATTGGTTTACAACATAATACAAAGGATGATTTTGATCATCCCAAATTGGAGCACAATAGTCCATTGAAACGACATGTGCTTTATCGATTATCCAGAGCTGATTATCTGAACAGTAAGAGTATCCAAAAATGA
- a CDS encoding helix-turn-helix domain-containing protein, giving the protein MQEISKRIAKTLKSLRQERGWSLDKTALETGVSKAMLGQIEREESSPTISTLWKIASGFQASFSSFIEDSLDNSTNPVYRAGHAETLHPDDEKIRVLPLFPFDEQLHFELFVIELLPECEHLSPPHKHGVIEHVIVVDGTIELLLGGSWKKLSKGEGLRFNANQPHGYRNPTNELSRIHDIIHYPPQYKSP; this is encoded by the coding sequence ATGCAAGAAATTTCAAAACGTATTGCAAAAACATTAAAATCATTAAGACAAGAACGAGGTTGGAGTTTAGACAAAACAGCGCTTGAAACCGGCGTTTCTAAAGCGATGCTCGGGCAAATTGAACGAGAAGAATCAAGTCCAACGATTTCTACCTTATGGAAAATTGCGAGCGGCTTTCAAGCCTCCTTTTCTTCGTTTATTGAAGACAGTCTGGATAATTCAACCAATCCTGTTTATAGGGCGGGACATGCTGAAACCTTGCATCCAGATGATGAAAAAATACGAGTACTGCCTCTATTTCCTTTTGATGAGCAGTTACATTTTGAATTGTTTGTTATTGAGTTATTGCCCGAATGTGAACATCTTTCACCTCCCCATAAACATGGAGTCATTGAGCATGTCATTGTTGTGGATGGAACCATTGAGCTTTTGTTAGGCGGGAGCTGGAAAAAACTTTCTAAAGGAGAAGGGCTTCGTTTTAATGCCAATCAACCGCATGGCTACCGGAATCCAACCAATGAACTATCGCGCATCCATGATATTATTCATTACCCACCCCAATATAAATCGCCTTAA
- a CDS encoding GNAT family N-acetyltransferase, giving the protein MMPTNMMILLMGIAGTGKKTIGEAITTLASQFRLAHHHAWIDPVLKLLGNDDQVFWSLDDKGWAALNKARDVIFDTMTEVCSKETSFVITYELLANNSWHQEFFNQVQAVAQKREAMFVPIRLICNGAELVKRLKYSDRKGYFKTQDEALITKRLFEEDVYFSKEPYEMTLDVSCLSAEESARRILDWTSLVYGSKNQNLEFKPLGQRDLNLMTQWFAEPTVKQGYARNQQFSLEDISAKYSPRIEGIECIPSFIIYLNQKPIGFIQYYCLSDHLPEGISGHNASLFDEATPEQLAGIDLFIAEPSFRGVGLGRQIIRRFIAEQLSKFKAVVVDPQIGNEQAIACYQKAGFLPTQYSEDANYLLMINMLSYRGSYEYS; this is encoded by the coding sequence ATGATGCCGACGAATATGATGATACTCTTGATGGGTATTGCAGGTACCGGTAAAAAAACCATAGGCGAGGCAATTACAACACTGGCTTCTCAGTTTCGATTAGCGCATCACCATGCTTGGATCGATCCGGTTCTAAAACTTCTAGGTAACGATGATCAAGTATTTTGGTCTCTTGATGATAAAGGATGGGCAGCGCTTAACAAGGCCCGAGATGTGATTTTTGATACGATGACTGAGGTTTGTTCTAAAGAAACGAGCTTTGTTATTACCTATGAGCTCTTAGCGAATAATTCTTGGCATCAGGAGTTTTTTAATCAAGTACAAGCCGTTGCTCAAAAACGGGAAGCTATGTTTGTTCCTATCCGATTGATTTGTAATGGTGCAGAGCTTGTTAAACGCTTAAAATATTCAGATCGAAAAGGCTATTTTAAAACACAGGATGAGGCACTCATTACAAAAAGACTGTTTGAAGAAGACGTTTATTTTAGCAAAGAGCCGTATGAAATGACTCTAGATGTTAGCTGTCTTTCAGCAGAGGAGTCAGCGCGTCGTATTTTGGATTGGACTTCCTTAGTTTATGGGAGTAAAAATCAGAATCTTGAATTTAAACCATTGGGTCAAAGAGATTTGAACTTAATGACCCAATGGTTTGCAGAGCCTACGGTAAAACAAGGATACGCACGAAATCAACAGTTTTCTTTGGAAGATATTAGTGCAAAGTACTCACCCCGAATTGAAGGCATTGAGTGTATCCCCAGTTTTATTATTTATTTAAATCAAAAACCAATTGGTTTTATTCAATATTACTGTCTTTCCGACCATTTACCCGAAGGAATTTCAGGACATAATGCTTCCTTGTTTGACGAGGCAACACCTGAACAATTGGCTGGTATCGACCTTTTTATTGCAGAGCCATCGTTTCGTGGAGTAGGGTTGGGCAGACAAATTATAAGGCGTTTTATTGCCGAACAACTCTCCAAATTTAAAGCCGTTGTGGTTGATCCACAAATTGGAAACGAGCAAGCCATTGCGTGCTATCAAAAGGCTGGTTTTCTTCCCACGCAATACAGTGAAGACGCTAATTACCTACTCATGATAAACATGCTTTCTTATAGAGGCTCCTATGAATATTCTTGA
- a CDS encoding phosphotransferase enzyme family protein yields the protein MIWETTLKKITDETANRAANKWVKNPTHLKLINNQINCVYRFESKNQGFYLRMTHEKIRKAHELLSAIDFQKHLYLHQVPICEPVVSQEGNDVETVHQDDLEFFVHVCREVPGQIMNFDYPDKKAYLTWGRALGLLHQASQSYVASEHHFLTWEDLWRETWDYARQEEALIQDLYQTITTRFKTFSINSAHFGLTHGDHRPGNVLYDGESVHLIDFDEPVYHWYLADIAKPFLDLCNKPWPLWKPLFEWFIEGYRQIRPLSSDELKEMNHFSQMKSLDIYLWCKYNWFEETAPGGKPRNEWLHDLKTMALTPLFYVP from the coding sequence ATGATTTGGGAGACCACATTAAAAAAAATTACGGATGAAACGGCAAATCGTGCTGCTAATAAGTGGGTAAAAAACCCTACCCATCTTAAGCTTATCAATAATCAAATTAACTGTGTTTATCGATTTGAATCTAAGAACCAAGGCTTTTACCTTCGCATGACGCATGAAAAAATACGAAAAGCTCATGAACTTTTGAGTGCCATTGATTTTCAGAAGCATTTATATTTGCATCAGGTTCCTATTTGTGAACCGGTTGTATCCCAAGAAGGAAATGATGTCGAAACGGTACACCAAGATGATTTGGAATTTTTTGTTCATGTTTGCCGTGAGGTGCCAGGGCAAATCATGAATTTTGATTATCCAGATAAAAAAGCTTATCTAACATGGGGCCGTGCCCTAGGTCTATTGCATCAAGCCTCGCAAAGTTATGTTGCATCGGAACATCATTTTTTAACTTGGGAAGATTTGTGGCGTGAAACTTGGGATTATGCGCGTCAAGAAGAGGCTCTGATCCAGGATTTATACCAAACCATCACGACACGCTTCAAAACTTTTTCAATCAACTCAGCACATTTTGGCCTAACCCATGGGGACCATCGTCCTGGCAATGTGCTTTATGATGGTGAGAGCGTTCATCTGATTGATTTTGATGAGCCAGTTTATCATTGGTATCTTGCCGATATCGCTAAACCTTTTTTGGACTTATGCAATAAGCCATGGCCTCTCTGGAAACCCCTGTTTGAATGGTTTATAGAAGGGTATAGGCAAATCCGGCCATTGAGTTCAGACGAATTAAAAGAAATGAATCATTTTTCGCAAATGAAAAGCTTGGATATCTACCTTTGGTGTAAATACAACTGGTTTGAAGAAACAGCGCCAGGAGGAAAGCCACGCAATGAGTGGCTTCATGACTTAAAAACTATGGCATTAACGCCTTTGTTTTATGTACCATAA
- a CDS encoding regulatory protein RecX, whose protein sequence is MNTLIDAAIKYLSNHYCSEKELIRQLERDFSHVPELDAQIHATIARLRELHLINDNRLAESLSARYIHKGNRFIQQILKQKGVKEEVIEQILEHIELEEVRALDEARKKMRGFKNDTDETINTKLARFLSGRGFSHATIKTVLKQLSEEQTT, encoded by the coding sequence ATGAATACACTCATCGATGCAGCAATAAAATATCTTTCCAATCATTATTGCAGTGAAAAAGAGCTCATAAGGCAATTAGAGAGGGATTTTTCGCATGTACCCGAGTTAGATGCTCAGATTCATGCAACCATAGCTCGCCTTCGGGAATTACATTTAATTAATGATAATCGTTTGGCTGAATCATTAAGTGCCCGTTATATCCATAAAGGAAACCGTTTTATTCAACAAATATTAAAACAAAAGGGCGTTAAAGAAGAGGTGATTGAGCAAATCTTAGAACATATTGAACTGGAAGAAGTTCGCGCCCTAGATGAAGCTCGGAAAAAAATGCGTGGATTTAAAAATGATACAGATGAGACGATAAATACAAAATTGGCTCGTTTCTTAAGTGGCCGAGGTTTTTCCCATGCTACGATAAAAACCGTACTTAAACAGTTAAGTGAAGAACAGACTACTTAA
- a CDS encoding DNA topology modulation protein yields the protein MIIGRPGSGKSTFSVKLQKSLNIPLFHLDKYFFIADWVPREYEDFLSLQKELVANPCWIIDGNSSKSFEIRYREADMCLYFNLPKWLCYWRVFKRLFYKASEIDDRAAGCNETVRWSLLSYMWNYEQRINPLLNALKNQYPKVKFIELRSPYDVAHLMRVLTHKEEYSIVTGF from the coding sequence ATGATTATTGGTCGACCAGGAAGTGGCAAATCCACTTTTTCTGTTAAGTTGCAAAAGAGTCTAAATATTCCCTTGTTCCATTTAGACAAATATTTTTTTATTGCCGATTGGGTGCCACGAGAATATGAGGATTTTTTGTCACTCCAAAAAGAATTAGTTGCTAATCCTTGCTGGATTATTGATGGTAATTCCAGTAAATCATTCGAGATACGTTATCGCGAAGCCGACATGTGCTTGTACTTTAATTTACCCAAATGGCTATGTTATTGGCGGGTATTTAAACGCTTGTTTTATAAGGCTTCAGAAATCGATGATAGAGCCGCTGGTTGCAATGAAACGGTACGATGGTCGCTATTAAGTTATATGTGGAACTATGAACAACGGATTAACCCTTTATTAAATGCTTTAAAGAACCAATATCCAAAAGTGAAATTCATTGAGCTGCGTAGTCCATATGATGTGGCGCACTTGATGCGTGTGCTTACACATAAAGAAGAGTACAGTATTGTGACAGGATTTTAA